In Candidatus Methylomirabilota bacterium, the DNA window GCCTGCTTCGGAAAGAGCGCGGTCAGGAGCGCGCGGACCTCATGGGTGCGCGAGCAGGGGAAACCACACGGCCCGCCACGAGACTCCCGGCTTGAGCTCCCAGCCGGTCACGTCGAAACGCGCGCCGGCAAGTCTCGGGGAGTGGGTCAGGAAGCCCACGGGGTCGCCCTCGGCGCTCTCGAAGATCCGCATCTCCTGGCGGAGCGCGCTGCCCGGGCTGCGGCCGACGAGCTCGTAGCGCCAGAGCCCCGCATCGCGAGGAACCGTGACGAGAGATCGCTCAGCGGCATGGGCATTGGTGAGGTCCGTCGCCAGGTGTCGGCCGAGTAGCGGTATAGTGCGGGGCAGCCGGCAGCCGGTGGAGTCAAGTGAGGATCCCATCACCCGAGGGAGGCGACCGTGGACCTGCAACGCCCCGTGCCCCAACCCATCACTCCTGAGGCCCGGCCCTACTGGGACGGCGCCCGGGACGGCAAGCTGATGCTGCCCAAGTGCCAGGCGTGCGGGAAGGCCTTCTTCTACCCGCGCGTGCGCTGTCCCTTCTGCTCCTCTCGGGATATCGCCTGGTTCCAGGCGAGCGGTCGCGGCACTCTCTACTCCTTCGAGATCGCCCACCAGATCCTGAACAAGGCCTTCAAGGTCAAGCCGCCCGTCATTCTGGCCATGGTGGAATTGGAAGAAGGCCCACGCCTCATGACCAACCTCGTCAATGTCGCGCCGGACCCGAAGGCGATCTCGTGCGATATGCCCGTGGAGGTGGTCTTCGAGAAGCTCACGGACGAGATCAGCCTGCCCATGTTCCAGCCCGTGGGGGCTGCCGCCGCGGGAGGCTCGCGATGAGCGACCTCTCCCGGATGAAGGAGCTGGTCGGCTCCACCTGCATCGTCGGGGTGGACGAGAGCGACGAGCTCGGCACCCTGCCGAACAAGAGCCAGCTGAGCCTGCACGTCGAGGCCGTCCACAACGCCGTGCGGGATGCCGGCCTCAAGGTCTCCGACATCGACGGGGTCTTCACCGCCGGCCAGCACTCCCCCGCCACCATCGCCGAGGCCGTGGGGGTGACCCCGCGCTATGTCGACGGCACCACGGTGGGCGGCTGCTCCTTCATCATCATGGTCGGCCACGCCATGCTTGCCCTCCATCACGGCCTCTGTGACGTAGCGGTCATCGCCCACGGCGAGTCGGGGCGCTCGGGGGTAGGCGTCACCCCGCGGCGCGACACCGCGCTGCCCGGGCAGTTCGAGACGCCGTATGGCTTCGGAGGGGCTCCGACCATGTTCGGCCTCATCACCACGCGCCACATGCACGAGCACGGCACCACGCTCGAGCAATGGGCGCAGGTCGCGGTGTCCACACGGAAGTGGGCCGCTCTCAATCCCAAGGCCAAGAACCGCGAGCCCATCACGGTGCAGGACGTCCTCAACTCCCGCCCGGTGGTCTGGCCCTTCAATGTCCTGAACATCTGTCTCGTCACCGATGCGGGCGGCGCCGTGGTGATGACCCGGGCCGACCGCGCCAAGGACTGCGCCAAGAAGCCCGTCTATATCCGAGGGGCGGGCGAGGGGGTCGAGCACGTGATGCTGACCCAGATGCAAAGCCTGAGCACGAGCGTGGCCACGCGGCTGTCCGGCGAGAAGGCCTTCGCCATGGCCGGCGTCAAGCCCGGCGATTTCGACCACATCATGCTCTACGACGCCTTTACCTCGGGGCCGCCGATCATGCTGGAGTCGCTCGGTCTCTGCAAGCCGGGCGAAGGCGTGCACTTCTTCGAGGAGGGACGATCGACCCCGGGCGGCAAGCTCCCCATCAACACCAACGGCGGCGGGCTCTCGTACACGCACTCGGGCATGTACGGCATCTTCCCCATCATCGAATCCGTGCGGCAGCTCCGCGGCGAGTGCGGGGCCCGGCAGGTGCCGAACGTCAAGCTGGGCTTGGTGAACGGCATGGGGGGAATGTTCTCGGCCGCGGGCACCCTCGTGCTCTCCACCCAACCGAAATGATCCACCATCCACCCTCGAGTCGAGTGAGGAGACATGGCCATGCATAGCGGCGACCTGAAAACGCGACTTCTGCGAGTCCTCGTGGCCGTCATTCTCGCGGTGATCGGCGGGCTGGTCGGTTCCGCCGCGGCGGACGAGACCTGTCAATCCCCCTTCCTGCCCAAGGTCACCGGACAGGAGGACTACATCTACGTGTGGACCCTCGGCGTCAAGGGCGTGGCCGATGGCAACGACAGCATCGTCACCGTGGACGCCAATCCCAAGTCGGCGAGCTCTGGCAAGATCATCCACCGGGCGCCCGTGACGGGCCGGCACGAGGCCCATCACGCCGGCTTCACCGACGACCGGCGCTTCCTGTGGGCGGGCGGCCTCGACACGAGCCAGATCTTCATCTTCGACGTCGGGTCGAACCCCGCCCAGCCCCGGCTCGTGAAGAAGATTTCCACCTTCGTCAAGGACACGGGCGGCCTCGTCGGCCCTCACACCTTTTACGCGCTCCCCGGGCGCATGCTCATCTCGGCCCTGTCCAATGCCCAGGACAGCTCCGGCCGTACCGGCCTCGCCGAGTACAGCAATGACGGCAAGTTCATCCGCACCATCTGGATGCCCAAGGAAGCCCCCTACGGCTATGACGTGCGGGTCAACGTCAATCTCAATCGAATGCTGACGTCGTCTTTCAGCGGCAAGAAGAACTACATGCGGCCGTTCGGCGACCTCGTGAAGGACGCGGAGGCCATGAAGCAGTTCGGGGATTCGGTGATCGTGTGGGACTTCCATGCCCGGAAGCCGCTCCAGATCCTGCGCGTGCCGGGCGCTCCCCTCGAGCTGCGCTGGGCCCTCCTGCCGAATCATCACTACGCCTTCACCTCGACGGCCCTCACGGGCAAGCTGGTGCTCATCCATCAGCAAGAGGACGGGAAGTGGGCGGCCAAGGACATCGCCGATATCGGCGCTACCATTCCCGTCGATATCAGCATCGCGCCCGACGACAGCAAGGTCTACGTCAACACCTTCATGGACGGCACGCTGCGGGTCTATGACGTGTCGAACCCCTTCGAGGGCAAGCTCATCGAGCAGGTGAAGCTCGGGGAGATGGCCAACATGGTGTCCTCGTCCTGGGACGGCACGCGCGTCTACGCGACCAACTCGCTCCTCTCGCAATGGGACAAGCCGGGCGACTACTGGCTCAAGGGCTATGCGTGGGAAGGCGGCAAGCTGGTCGCGAAGTTCACCACCGACTTCAATCCCGCGGGCCGGGCCCACATCATGAACTTCGGGAGCAAGGTCTTCGGCCCGAAGGCCGCGCGTCCGGCTCCGAGTGGCGAACGGGTCAGCGCGTATGCCGCGCCCCGCTGACCTGGAGGCTGCGCAAGGCCGCGGTCTCTGACCGATGCGAAGAGGTCTGCGCGCCTTCGCTCTGCTGGCCGGGGTCGCCGGTGGACTGCTCGCCACGGCTCCCCTGAGCGCCCACGAAGCCCTGAGCCTTGAAGACGAGTTCGTCAAGGGCGTCTTCTCGCCGGCCTTCACGCCGCCGGCCGCGGGAAGCTACGAGCTTCCGGCCGTCAAGCGCGTGCCGGGCGTGGTCCTGAAGGATCTGGCCGGGCGCCCGGTGAGTACCCGCCACGTGACGGCGGGCAAGGTCGCCGTGGTCAGCTTCATCTATACGACCTGTCCGGAGCGCCTGGGCTGCCCCCTGGCCAGTCTTGCCCTGCAGGAGCTTCAGGCCAAGCTCAAGGACGAGGGCCTGTCGCGGCACGCGATGCTGCTGTCGATCAGCTTCGATCCCGTTCGCGACACGCCCGGTCAGCTTGCCAAGTACGCGCGGATCTATGGCGCCGATCCCCGGCTGTGGCGCTTCATGACGGCCCCATCGGAGCGCGCCCTCGATCATGTGCTCGACAGCTACGGCCAGGATCGCGCGGCCGTCTACGACGAGCAGGGCCGGTTCACGGGCCGGTACCGTCACGTGCTCAAGGTGTTCCTGGTCGATCCCGCCGGGTATATCAGGAATGTCTACAGCGCGGGTTTTCTGGTTCCGGATCTCGTCCTGAACGACATCAAAACCGTGCTCGGCGAGAGCGCGCCGCGCGAGGTGGTCAGGCGCTAGCTCGGGATTCCGGAAGCCGGAGCGCGCCAGTGGGCCAACCAGAGACCGAGGGCGACGCTGGCGAGGCCGAGAGCGGACAGGGGCGAGATCTGCTCGCCGAGGAAGAGAGCGCCGAGCCCCGCGGCGGTGATGGGGCTGAGGGCCAGGAAGACCGTGACTTGAGTTGCCGGAGCGTGGCCCAAGGCCCAGAGCCAGAGGTAGTAGCCGACCCCGCTGCTGAAGCCGATGAAGACGATGGCGAGCCACCCGCCTGGCGAGAAGCGCGGCAGGGAGGCGAAGAACCCTTCGCCGGCGGCCGGGACGGCGAGAAAGCCCACCGAGGCGAGCATGGCGAAGGCGCTGACGGGCAAGGCCGGGTATTTGCGGAGATAGGGCCGATAGAGCACGCTGCACACGGCGCCGCTCAGCGCGCTGGCGAACACGGCCAGCTCGCCGACCCATTCCAGACCGCTCCCGCCCGCGAGGGCCTTCTCTCCGATGGCGAGGCCGACGCCCGCTATGGTCGACAGGACGCCGAGAATCTTCGGCAGGGTCAGCCGCTCGTGGCCGAGGGCGGCGGCCAGCAGCATGGTCAGCAGCGGAAAAGTCGCGAAGATCAGGGCGGCCCGTGCGGAAGGAATGAAGCGGAGGCCGTAGTTCAGGAGCGCGATGAGGACACCGAACTGCACGATCCCGAGGAGCGCGATGGGGAGCACATCGCGTCGCGCGAACCGCATGGGCTTGGCGGAAAGCCACACCACGGGCAGCAGGCAGCAGAATCCGATGGCATAGCGCAGGAGGGCCAGCGAGGTCGGGCCCGTCTGATCGACCACGAAGCGCGTGGCGACCATGGCGGATCCGACCTGGACGCCGGTGGCGGCCGCCGCGGCCGCGGCCAGGGCGCGGGCCATCAGACCTTCATCTCCGCGTCACAGCTTCAAATCCCACGTTTCGCCGACCAGGTCGTGGCCGAAGCTCCGGTGGCGCTCTTCGTGGACGAGGCGGAAGCCGGCTTCCTTGTAGATGCGGCGCGCGGCGCGGAGCACGCTGTTGGTCCACAGGGTGATCTTCCGGTAGCCGGCCTGTCCCGCGAAGCGCACGCACTCATCGACGAGGCGCGCGCCGATGCCCAGCCCGCGCGCCTTGGGCTCCACGAGCATGAGGCGGAGCTTGGCCACCGTGGGCGACTGCTTGACCACGAAGACGGAGCCCACGGGCTCGCCGTCCTTCTCCGCGATCCAGCAGCGCTCCTTCTTCGGATCGTAGCGCTCGATGAACTTCTTGACGATGCCCGCCACCATCGCCTCGAAGGTCTCGTCCCAGCCGTACTCCTGGGCGTAGAGCGCCCCATGTCGGCTCACCACCCACCCCATGTCACCGGGGCGATGGGGCCGAAGCAGGTACGGCACGCGCGTCTCGGACTGGGCGCCCAGCACCCCTTCGATCGCGTGCATGGACTCGACGAGCCGGATCTGCTCACGGGCGGGCAAGGGCCGGAGCATGGCGCCGATCTCGTCCCGGGAACGCGCATTGAGGGGCGCGAAGGCGGCTTGCCCGCGTGAGGTCAGGAAGAGATGGCTTTGCCGTCCGTCTGCCTTGGACGGCGTGCGCTTGAGGAACCCGCGCTTCTCGAAGAGGCGGAGGATGCGGCTGAGATAGCCCGGGTCTAGCCCGAGCTCCCGGCCGAGCTCGGTGGCGGTGGGGCGCTCGCGATGCGCCAGCTCGTAGAGCACGCGCACCTGGCTGAGAGAGAACTGGCTCCTGAGGTAGCTCTCCTGGAGAAGGCCGATCTGGCGAGTGTAGAAGCGGTTGAAGCGTCGCACCGCGGCCACGCGCCGCTCGAAGTCGCTCTGGGCCATGGGTCACCTCCGGGAAGGCCGTTCGAGGTAGGTGACATAGTCACATAGATGCTTGACTACGTCAACTAACGTCGCAGCGCCGGAGAGGTTTACTCACGACCTCGCAGATTGCTCAAAAAGGTCCAGATGCGAGTCGTCGCCCGAAGGCTGCACGCGAGGCGTAGTTCTCACTCAGCCCTCGCCTCGTGGCTGCGCCTCTCAGCTCGAACTGCCACGTACGTTGAGCGTGCCGCCGAGGGCGACAACGAAGCAGATGGGCCTTTTTCAGCAATCTGCTAGGGACGGCTGCGGCTGATCAGGCTGATGACGGCGACGAACAGGGCCGACCCGATGATCGACCAGATGATGGGGAAAGATTTGCCGCTGATGGTGACCGTGAAGAGCTCCGGGAGGTGGAGGCTTCTCGCGAGCCAGGTTCCGATGAGGGCCCCGATGAAGCCGAGGGCGATGGAGACGAGACAGCCCCCGCGCGAGCTGCCCCCGATGGCCTGACCGAGCGATCCACAGATACCCGCGATCACGAGCAGAAGGAGGAACTCGAGCAAGGTCATCGCGCACTACCTCCAGGTGTCCCAGGACTGAGCCGCATGGTCAGGAGCCGATGGGGATGGGCAGGTCGAAGAGGGGCGCGTACTGCTGAGCGCCGAACACGTCGCGCTCCCCCGGGCTCCCGCTCGGTCGCTCCCGACGTATGGTGAACTTGATGGCCAAGGCGGGATCGTACTCGACGAAGGCGGTGAGGCGCTCGCGGGGGATGGCGTAGAGACGGGTCACCACCTCGGCCGTGAGGGCCCCGCTTCGCTTCACGAGCTCGTAGCTCGCGCGGTCAGGAAAGATGATGTCGAAGGTGATCTGGTCCACCCCCGCGTTCTTGCTCCGGATGGTCTTGGCCAGCTCCACGAGCGGTCTCGTGGTCATCCGCCCGCCACCTCGAGCTTGACGGTGATGAGCTCGAGCGGGTCGGCGAGGGGGAGGACGTGGTTCACCGTCCACTCGTAGCCGGCCTTCCCGCGGAGCACTTCATCCATCATGAGGGCCGCCGTCCCCGCCGTGCCCTTGACCTCGGGCAGCCGCGCATAGAAGAGGTTGCGGGTGGCCAGGGCGCAGATGACCTCGGCGTCTTCGAAGCGCGGGGCGACCGCCTCGACCACGAGACAGAGCTCGTGAGCGGGGAGGGCGCGCCGCGGCTCCCACGGGCCCATGACCCCGTCGCGCCCGTACACGTGGTAGTAGAGCT includes these proteins:
- a CDS encoding Zn-ribbon domain-containing OB-fold protein, which gives rise to MDLQRPVPQPITPEARPYWDGARDGKLMLPKCQACGKAFFYPRVRCPFCSSRDIAWFQASGRGTLYSFEIAHQILNKAFKVKPPVILAMVELEEGPRLMTNLVNVAPDPKAISCDMPVEVVFEKLTDEISLPMFQPVGAAAAGGSR
- a CDS encoding acetyl-CoA acetyltransferase encodes the protein MSDLSRMKELVGSTCIVGVDESDELGTLPNKSQLSLHVEAVHNAVRDAGLKVSDIDGVFTAGQHSPATIAEAVGVTPRYVDGTTVGGCSFIIMVGHAMLALHHGLCDVAVIAHGESGRSGVGVTPRRDTALPGQFETPYGFGGAPTMFGLITTRHMHEHGTTLEQWAQVAVSTRKWAALNPKAKNREPITVQDVLNSRPVVWPFNVLNICLVTDAGGAVVMTRADRAKDCAKKPVYIRGAGEGVEHVMLTQMQSLSTSVATRLSGEKAFAMAGVKPGDFDHIMLYDAFTSGPPIMLESLGLCKPGEGVHFFEEGRSTPGGKLPINTNGGGLSYTHSGMYGIFPIIESVRQLRGECGARQVPNVKLGLVNGMGGMFSAAGTLVLSTQPK
- a CDS encoding selenium-binding protein SBP56-related protein, which produces MHSGDLKTRLLRVLVAVILAVIGGLVGSAAADETCQSPFLPKVTGQEDYIYVWTLGVKGVADGNDSIVTVDANPKSASSGKIIHRAPVTGRHEAHHAGFTDDRRFLWAGGLDTSQIFIFDVGSNPAQPRLVKKISTFVKDTGGLVGPHTFYALPGRMLISALSNAQDSSGRTGLAEYSNDGKFIRTIWMPKEAPYGYDVRVNVNLNRMLTSSFSGKKNYMRPFGDLVKDAEAMKQFGDSVIVWDFHARKPLQILRVPGAPLELRWALLPNHHYAFTSTALTGKLVLIHQQEDGKWAAKDIADIGATIPVDISIAPDDSKVYVNTFMDGTLRVYDVSNPFEGKLIEQVKLGEMANMVSSSWDGTRVYATNSLLSQWDKPGDYWLKGYAWEGGKLVAKFTTDFNPAGRAHIMNFGSKVFGPKAARPAPSGERVSAYAAPR
- a CDS encoding SCO family protein, with the translated sequence MRRGLRAFALLAGVAGGLLATAPLSAHEALSLEDEFVKGVFSPAFTPPAAGSYELPAVKRVPGVVLKDLAGRPVSTRHVTAGKVAVVSFIYTTCPERLGCPLASLALQELQAKLKDEGLSRHAMLLSISFDPVRDTPGQLAKYARIYGADPRLWRFMTAPSERALDHVLDSYGQDRAAVYDEQGRFTGRYRHVLKVFLVDPAGYIRNVYSAGFLVPDLVLNDIKTVLGESAPREVVRR
- a CDS encoding DMT family transporter, with protein sequence MARALAAAAAAATGVQVGSAMVATRFVVDQTGPTSLALLRYAIGFCCLLPVVWLSAKPMRFARRDVLPIALLGIVQFGVLIALLNYGLRFIPSARAALIFATFPLLTMLLAAALGHERLTLPKILGVLSTIAGVGLAIGEKALAGGSGLEWVGELAVFASALSGAVCSVLYRPYLRKYPALPVSAFAMLASVGFLAVPAAGEGFFASLPRFSPGGWLAIVFIGFSSGVGYYLWLWALGHAPATQVTVFLALSPITAAGLGALFLGEQISPLSALGLASVALGLWLAHWRAPASGIPS
- a CDS encoding bifunctional helix-turn-helix transcriptional regulator/GNAT family N-acetyltransferase; translation: MAQSDFERRVAAVRRFNRFYTRQIGLLQESYLRSQFSLSQVRVLYELAHRERPTATELGRELGLDPGYLSRILRLFEKRGFLKRTPSKADGRQSHLFLTSRGQAAFAPLNARSRDEIGAMLRPLPAREQIRLVESMHAIEGVLGAQSETRVPYLLRPHRPGDMGWVVSRHGALYAQEYGWDETFEAMVAGIVKKFIERYDPKKERCWIAEKDGEPVGSVFVVKQSPTVAKLRLMLVEPKARGLGIGARLVDECVRFAGQAGYRKITLWTNSVLRAARRIYKEAGFRLVHEERHRSFGHDLVGETWDLKL
- a CDS encoding GlsB/YeaQ/YmgE family stress response membrane protein, with translation MTLLEFLLLLVIAGICGSLGQAIGGSSRGGCLVSIALGFIGALIGTWLARSLHLPELFTVTISGKSFPIIWSIIGSALFVAVISLISRSRP
- a CDS encoding DUF4387 domain-containing protein, translating into MTTRPLVELAKTIRSKNAGVDQITFDIIFPDRASYELVKRSGALTAEVVTRLYAIPRERLTAFVEYDPALAIKFTIRRERPSGSPGERDVFGAQQYAPLFDLPIPIGS